A region from the Hypericibacter adhaerens genome encodes:
- a CDS encoding aminopeptidase P family protein, with the protein MAALLKSSGSRLDINSLRHLVAGVVSAPRGERPKDWMGLVASPPSPALETQLAALEAEIAAGRPTELAARGAERAVRLAAVQQELGRQKLDGFLVPRADEFQGEYVPPRAERLAWLTGFTGSAGLALVLAKRAAVFVDGRYTLQVRDEVDGGLYDYRHITDEPAEAWLAQHFPTGGRLGYDPWLHTQDGLIAIREAVERRQGQLVPCERNPVDAVWSDQPAAPIAPVVVHPLQYAGREAAEKRAAIGAELEKAGLDAAVISQPPSLAWLLNIRGADVPRTPLPLGFALVHRDGTVELFIEPLKLAPGIETHLGNGVSVSPPAEFGRALDRLGSQHRRVLVDRGSGALWIVEKLKAAGAGLVMGEDPCALPKACKNETELAGMRHAHRRDGVAVTRFLAWLDAHAAKGEVDELIAVEKLAQFRRLGELFRDFSFDTISGAGPNGAIVHYRSSPRTNRKLESGELFLIDSGAQYLDGTTDITRTVAIGTPTPEMRDRFTRVLKGHIALGAAKFPRGTSGSQLDALARRALWEVGLDYDHGTGHGVGSYLSVHEGPHRISKVPNRVALQPGMIVSNEPGYYKTGGYGIRIENLVAVQPEPAAEGGLPMLSFETLTLAPIDRRLVETKIMTADEIAWLDAYHSRVRESLTPLLDAATATWLAQATRPL; encoded by the coding sequence ATGGCCGCCCTCCTGAAGTCGTCAGGATCTCGGTTGGATATCAATAGTCTGCGCCATCTCGTCGCGGGTGTCGTGTCGGCGCCCCGAGGCGAGCGGCCGAAGGACTGGATGGGCCTGGTCGCAAGCCCCCCGAGCCCGGCTCTGGAAACCCAGCTTGCCGCTTTGGAAGCAGAAATAGCCGCTGGGCGGCCAACCGAGCTGGCGGCCCGCGGGGCGGAGCGAGCCGTGCGTCTTGCTGCAGTGCAACAAGAATTGGGCAGGCAGAAGCTGGACGGCTTCCTGGTGCCCCGGGCCGACGAATTCCAGGGCGAGTATGTCCCGCCGCGGGCCGAACGGCTGGCCTGGCTGACCGGCTTCACCGGCTCGGCCGGCCTGGCGCTGGTCCTGGCCAAGCGGGCCGCCGTCTTCGTCGACGGGCGCTACACCCTCCAGGTCCGCGACGAGGTCGATGGCGGGCTCTATGACTACCGCCACATCACCGACGAGCCGGCCGAAGCCTGGCTCGCCCAGCATTTCCCGACCGGTGGGCGCCTGGGCTACGACCCCTGGCTCCATACCCAGGACGGGCTGATCGCGATCCGCGAGGCGGTCGAGCGGCGCCAGGGCCAGCTGGTGCCTTGCGAGCGCAATCCGGTCGACGCGGTCTGGAGCGACCAGCCCGCGGCGCCGATCGCCCCCGTGGTGGTGCATCCGCTGCAATATGCCGGCCGCGAGGCGGCGGAAAAGCGCGCCGCGATCGGCGCCGAGCTGGAGAAGGCGGGCCTCGATGCCGCGGTCATCAGCCAGCCGCCCTCGCTCGCCTGGCTGCTCAATATCCGCGGCGCCGACGTGCCGCGCACGCCGCTGCCGCTGGGTTTCGCGCTGGTGCATCGCGACGGCACGGTCGAGCTCTTCATCGAGCCGCTGAAGCTGGCCCCGGGAATTGAAACCCATCTCGGCAACGGTGTCTCGGTCTCGCCGCCCGCCGAGTTCGGCCGGGCGCTGGACCGGCTCGGCAGCCAGCACCGCCGTGTCCTGGTGGACCGCGGCTCGGGCGCGCTCTGGATCGTCGAGAAGCTGAAAGCTGCGGGCGCGGGCCTGGTCATGGGCGAGGATCCTTGCGCGCTGCCCAAGGCCTGCAAGAACGAGACCGAGCTCGCCGGCATGCGTCACGCCCACCGGCGCGACGGCGTGGCGGTGACGCGCTTCCTCGCCTGGCTCGACGCCCATGCCGCCAAGGGCGAGGTCGACGAGCTGATCGCGGTGGAGAAGCTGGCGCAGTTCCGCCGCCTGGGCGAGCTGTTCCGCGATTTCAGCTTCGACACCATCTCGGGCGCCGGTCCCAACGGCGCCATCGTCCATTACCGCTCGAGCCCGCGCACCAACCGCAAGCTCGAGAGCGGCGAGCTGTTCCTGATCGATTCCGGCGCGCAATATCTGGACGGCACCACCGACATCACCCGCACGGTCGCGATCGGCACGCCCACGCCGGAGATGCGCGACCGCTTCACCCGCGTGCTCAAGGGCCATATCGCGCTGGGCGCCGCGAAGTTCCCGCGCGGTACCTCCGGCAGCCAGCTCGACGCGCTGGCGCGCCGCGCGCTCTGGGAGGTCGGGCTCGATTACGACCATGGCACCGGTCATGGCGTGGGCAGCTATCTCTCGGTGCATGAGGGCCCGCACCGCATCTCGAAGGTGCCGAACCGCGTGGCGCTGCAGCCCGGCATGATCGTCTCGAACGAGCCCGGCTACTACAAGACCGGCGGCTACGGCATCCGCATCGAGAACCTGGTGGCGGTGCAGCCGGAGCCGGCGGCCGAGGGCGGCCTGCCGATGCTCTCCTTCGAGACCCTGACGCTGGCGCCGATCGACCGGCGGCTGGTCGAGACCAAGATCATGACCGCCGACGAGATCGCTTGGCTCGACGCCTATCACAGCCGCGTGCGCGAAAGCCTGACGCCCTTGCTCGATGCAGCGACGGCGACCTGGCTCGCCCAGGCGACGCGGCCGCTATAA
- a CDS encoding DUF1127 domain-containing protein: MDLELTMDRRATMPASVVPVDALARIAAFGRSLANRWRHAARKHQVMQELAVLNERMLSDVGLVRGDAERVAELTAQAYAPVDGTLFQDIKALVRDVLVRPFVRLARRRRAYHNLMALDDRMLQDIGLTRDEIPAVVKALTGDAPVWAGNADESGSIRVWNRYRAAAKELGQLDNHMLADIGIVRGDIDWVAEELAIRSVRPANANDKPAPRAA; encoded by the coding sequence ATGGATTTGGAACTCACGATGGACCGCCGCGCGACGATGCCGGCCTCCGTCGTCCCTGTCGATGCCCTTGCTCGCATCGCCGCCTTCGGCCGCTCGCTCGCCAATCGCTGGCGCCATGCGGCCCGGAAGCATCAGGTGATGCAGGAGCTGGCGGTGCTGAACGAGCGGATGCTGTCCGACGTCGGGCTCGTCCGTGGCGACGCCGAGCGCGTGGCCGAGCTCACCGCCCAGGCCTATGCCCCGGTCGACGGCACCCTGTTCCAGGATATCAAGGCGCTGGTCCGGGACGTCCTGGTGCGCCCGTTCGTGCGGCTCGCCCGTCGCCGTCGCGCCTATCACAACCTGATGGCGCTCGACGACCGCATGCTGCAGGACATCGGCCTCACCCGGGACGAGATCCCGGCCGTCGTGAAGGCCCTCACCGGCGACGCGCCGGTCTGGGCCGGTAACGCCGACGAGAGCGGCAGCATCCGCGTGTGGAACCGCTATCGCGCCGCCGCCAAGGAGCTGGGCCAGCTCGACAATCACATGCTGGCCGATATCGGCATCGTGCGTGGCGATATCGACTGGGTTGCCGAGGAGCTGGCGATCCGCTCGGTCCGCCCGGCGAACGCGAACGACAAGCCGGCGCCGCGCGCCGCCTGA